In Brassica napus cultivar Da-Ae chromosome C2, Da-Ae, whole genome shotgun sequence, the sequence ATAAAAGCACTCTGAACATgagttaaaaacatatttacctTTGAATCCAGTAAGAGCATATCAAGAGACATGAGTTCCCCACCACGTTCGCCATTCTTGGGTTCCCAGAACCTGAGCAAAGGAGCAGCGGCCACAAAgagaatttattaaatttggtattttcacgGATTGAGAGGATGATACTCAAGTGAAGAAAGCTAATCTTTTTTATAGGTGTATAATAGACCGCCTTGCATAGGATAACTCACAATCAATGTCAGATCGTATTCACGTCGGTCTATGGAATTAAAAGCGATGAATCTTTAACTCTGACCATTTCGGTTGTTTAGAAGAGAAGGCATAACGATGCAAGTGAAGACGCCATTGATGGTGTTAGAGAATGCTGAAGAAAAATTTTAAGTGTCGGAGATCGATGGATGATGAACCCTAATTTGGCGTGTATTAGATGAAGTGGAAAGAGACTATCGGTAACGGGCTAACGAAATCTTGAATTAAACAAATAGCCCAataaatgttaagtttaaaCAGAACGCACATAGCAAAGCCTGTCTGTACTAATTGCACACAAAATTAAATGAAACGGTGAGTTTAATTAGCTGGACATGTGTCGCGCTCACAGAATTCAACTTATCTACGTGGAATCCGATGTGGCGGAAGAGGAAGGAAGGAAACCTTCTTTTAGTAAAGCAAGGTAGCCTGTAAATAGAACTATGTCCCTAAACATACATAAAGCTAAAGATAACTATATATACCAGAATCAGCATCTTCACATAGTGGTGACAATGTGCTGGATGTGTTTGCGTTGAATCAATTTTCACAGAAGTGGAGCCACTCAGAGAATTtgaattgttttcttttattccaATGGAGCTTATCCTATTACCATGTATAAATAGCATGAACTTATCAAAACcaccattaaaaaaaagagaacccACTTTAAAAAGGAACAATATAATGTTGAGTGAATGGGTGTTTATATTCTAAAGAATATATTAGTACAGTACCGAGAGAAAAGCTATACCTTAACCTCCAAGTATTGAACAAAAACAACATGCATCAGTTCCCTGTACCCACAAAAGACAGAGGACATAAGCACTAAAAGTAACAAATCACATTTCATTTTCCTTCTGTTCTCAAAGTAACATTTACGGTACACTAAACCGGtaaaaaatgtgaaatatgGAAAACATAGGACTCACTGTTCAAGCATCCAGTAGCAACGCCTCTGGAAATTCTCATTGTCTTCCTCATGTGCATAGTAACAATGTAACACATCAATGCTTCcaacctatatatataattaaacaatgttactctaaaatatttattaaaaacaatagtGAGGAAACAtgaatgtaaatatattattaaccTTGAGCTTTTCGTGCGCCTCTTTCACTGTTTcaccatctttcttcttcctccagtTGTGCCCATCTTTCCTAAAATATCTGAGCACCTTCCTATCAAACATAAAGAGTGATACGGAAATTAAGATCGATATTAGTATGTTACATGGATAAACCGATACCAATATATCAATATATAGAACACAAAGCCcagatacatatataataagaccatctatatatatacaaatcatGTCCGTACCTGGAAGCTGTGTAACGGAGAGACCGGTTCGGTTAACTCGTCAAAATCGGTTGAATCATTGAACCTAATCAGTAAAGAGGAGTCGGAAAGCTTGGAGTTCTGAGCACATCTACCATATGTCAAATCCACCGGGGAGAATACTCACATCTATTTATACCGAATCAAACCGCCTTTCAGATCTAAAAGACACATTGAAGAACTCGTAGTGGGCGTCTGAATTAATGGGATAAACACGTAAAAACCATAACGCTCTCAGTTTCAGATTCGTGAGGAAGGGCAAGAGTCACCGTAGCCGTcgaacaaggaagaagaagaacacacaCAACATCGCGAAAATAGATTAGGTCTACACATAAAGGATTACGGGCCAGATAAACTGTCCAATCTAAGTGCTGGGTGTTGGGGTGGGACACGTGTGGCTTCGACAGAAGCCGACTTTCTGACATGgacgacgactttctgacgtggACGACGACGTGTCCTCACCAGGAAAGAAAGAACGCTTCTTTGAATATAAAGACTAGGAGTAAAACCGCACTACGCCCGGAgctattttgattttcaaatgttaactatatatttttttttttacattgtattctaaacaacaacaaaattttgaattatatgtttgtgtgaatatatatttctttggaaaaaacataaaactatacatttttcaaatagatgtttaatattgtttttcatttcttatattttatatttacttattatttagtttttcttatattgtaggGCAACTCtctctaatatatttttttaagttgttgTCATAAAAATAACTTTGAATaagtaaaatgaccaaaatagccactttttatttttaaaattttaattttaattttttttatttgaaatcctATCCTCAAAACTccacccttaactctaaaccctagatcaagattagttaaccctacgacggtataaatgtatttttactctttaataaaacttcttttggtcatttttctcattaaggctattttgtgacaaaaagtTAAACTGACCATCTTAAAGAATTTatctatattgtatatttatttattctaattttcttgcttttatatcaaatggtaaaattacaatagatatttaatgtaatatttctatgtcttatattatatatttgattattatttatttagctatacattttccatttaactatacattttggagatagatgtattttttttatatattgtatatttacttaatatttatcttttattattttgtatatttactttttctaaatttcttgattttatatcagtgataatattatgatatatatttaatgtaatatttttattttttatatacaatatttactaattatttattttttcttatatttttacttattataatatgtaacatttctatctcttatattgtatatttacttactatttatttcttcctatactgtatatatatttacttataaaagtatttgtaaataataaaaatgtaaaaaatacatttttcagatagatgtttgatggtagtttttattttttatattgtgtatttacttattatttattttttcttatattgtatatttactttttttattctaatattatgatagatgcttaatgtaatatttttatttcttatacttaattattgttatcaaaaaaatatacttaattattatttattttactatatatttttcagattgatgtttaatttagttttttcagttataatatatttttcaaatagatGTTGAATGTATTTTCTGTATTTcttattgtaatattataataaatgtttagtgtaatatttttatattgtatattcacttattatttatttaactatacattttcagatatatgtttaatttgctttttccattttatatattgtatatctacttattctaattttcttgcttttatatcaaatgataatattatgataaatgttaaatgtaatatttctatttattatatcgtatatttacttattatttatttttccttatattgtatatttaattattattgtttaatgtaatgtttctatttcttatattgtttatttacttattatttattttctattttttaaataataatgccacGTCTCatgggagaagtttttttcgctgatgtgaaCCTTCTATGAAACCTCAAAAtatctcttttattagtatctATTTCTACTATTGTAGATTTACTTATTgtgtattttttcttatatagtatatttacttattctaatattatgatagatgtttaatataatatttatatttttttgaaattgtatattacttattatttatttttctaaacattTTCTTCCGAGAGatgttttatttagtttttaatttcgtaattgtattttacatttttttttgttatatcttttatttagttattttaattttcttgcttttatattaaatgataatattattatagaggtttgaagtaatatttatatttcttatattgtatgcttgtttgacttatattgtatatttacttataaaatatctggaaataataaaaaagtaaaactatacatttttcgaTAGaagtttaatgtagtttttccatttcttatattgtagatttacttttttattgtttatttacttatctaactgttttgcttttaaatcaaattgtaatattacgatagatgtttaatgtaatatttctattacttagattatatatttacttattatttattttattatatacttttcgatagatgtttaatgtattttttgtatttcttatattgtatatttacttattctttatttttcttatttttatatttacttattgtaatattataattaatgtttaatgtaatatttttatattgtatatttacttattatttatttaactatacatttttcagatatatgtttaacttagggttttccattttttatattgtatatttacttattgtttatcttttcttattttgtatatttatttattttaaatttcttgcttttatatcattgataatattacgatatatatctaatgtaatatttttatttcttatatactatatttgctaattattttt encodes:
- the LOC106451726 gene encoding calmodulin-binding transcription activator 2-like isoform X2, producing the protein MFNDSTDFDELTEPVSPLHSFQVLRYFRKDGHNWRKKKDGETVKEAHEKLKVGSIDVLHCYYAHEEDNENFQRRCYWMLEQELMHVVFVQYLEVKDKLHWNKRKQFKFSEWLHFCEN
- the LOC106451726 gene encoding calmodulin-binding transcription activator 2-like isoform X1, which gives rise to MFNDSTDFDELTEPVSPLHSFQKVLRYFRKDGHNWRKKKDGETVKEAHEKLKVGSIDVLHCYYAHEEDNENFQRRCYWMLEQELMHVVFVQYLEVKDKLHWNKRKQFKFSEWLHFCEN